A window of the Deltaproteobacteria bacterium genome harbors these coding sequences:
- a CDS encoding hydrogenase encodes MEWFLTGIIVTTFFILGASRLAPCIRIAAVQGAMLSVLPILARGSVTDPHSLGMFFGTFLIKAILIPILLFRSLRQSKIREEMEPTVSRHLSLLAGGLVVVLSFSWQLPNLPGSHSPLIVPTALAMVLLGFLLLVTRRKAVTQVIGFLVLENGVFLFGMTLATEFPITVEMGVLLDLLVGVFVMGIMINHINRTFDHIDTTLLASLRETE; translated from the coding sequence ACCTTCTTCATCCTGGGGGCGTCACGGCTCGCCCCCTGTATCCGGATCGCAGCGGTCCAAGGGGCGATGCTCTCCGTCCTGCCGATCCTGGCCCGCGGGTCGGTGACCGATCCGCACAGTTTGGGGATGTTTTTTGGAACCTTTCTCATCAAGGCGATCCTCATTCCGATCCTGCTTTTTCGCTCCCTGCGACAGTCCAAGATTCGTGAGGAAATGGAACCGACCGTCAGTCGTCACCTGTCGCTCCTGGCAGGCGGTCTCGTGGTGGTTCTCTCCTTTTCGTGGCAACTCCCTAACCTTCCCGGCTCTCACTCTCCCCTCATCGTCCCGACAGCGCTGGCGATGGTCCTTTTGGGGTTTCTGCTTCTCGTGACGCGCCGTAAGGCGGTGACACAGGTGATCGGATTTCTGGTCCTCGAAAATGGTGTCTTTCTCTTCGGAATGACACTCGCCACCGAATTCCCGATAACGGTGGAGATGGGGGTTTTGCTTGATCTCCTTGTCGGCGTGTTCGTCATGGGAATCATGATCAATCATATCAATCGAACCTTTGATCACATCGACACAACATTGCTCGCTTCACTGAGGGAGACCGAATGA
- a CDS encoding NADH dehydrogenase FAD-containing subunit, translating into MIPILLVALPTFLGIVTLLIRGEKRRKIRRLFLILGALAHAAGTGWLHIRPEEKSLMGLIEVDPLGLLFLTITSLLFLISSIYSLGYFQHERTKYTEEGVSHLYVPCMLFFLASMTLTTFASQLGILWIAIEATTIASAPLIYYHHHHQALEAAWKYLLICSVGIAIALLGIFFVAASAKGNVADLSLSTMIASARSLDARWFRAGFLLILVGFGTKMGLAPLHSWLPDAHSEAPSPVSALLSGALLNCAFLGILRFYQILIAAGLADFAGRALTLLGLSSLFIATVFITGQRDYKRLLAYSSVEHMGIMALGLGWGAKFGVLLHAVNHSLTKGLLFLVAGQILIAYRTKNCSEVQGLIRTIPATGLLFLVGIFAIIGSPPFGPFVSEFLILREGLGRGHPVGSFLYLLFLGVIFISMSRIVLGMIQGEKRDILPGEAPSRLMVFPPVVLAVAVFLFGLYIPESMVSFLKTASQLIGGGS; encoded by the coding sequence ATGATACCGATCCTCCTTGTGGCGCTGCCAACCTTTTTGGGAATCGTCACCCTCCTGATTCGAGGGGAAAAAAGACGAAAGATTCGTCGGCTCTTTCTCATCCTGGGAGCTCTTGCGCATGCGGCAGGAACAGGTTGGCTCCATATCCGGCCGGAGGAAAAATCCCTTATGGGACTCATCGAGGTCGATCCCTTGGGGCTCCTCTTCCTGACGATCACAAGCCTCCTTTTCCTTATCTCGTCGATCTATAGTCTCGGTTATTTCCAACATGAACGTACGAAATATACCGAGGAGGGGGTGAGCCACCTCTATGTCCCTTGCATGCTCTTCTTCCTCGCCTCCATGACACTCACAACCTTCGCTTCCCAATTGGGAATCCTCTGGATTGCCATCGAGGCCACCACTATCGCCTCGGCCCCCCTCATCTATTACCATCACCATCACCAGGCGCTCGAGGCAGCCTGGAAGTATCTCCTCATCTGTTCCGTCGGGATCGCGATCGCCCTCCTCGGAATCTTTTTTGTCGCTGCTTCAGCGAAGGGAAACGTCGCCGATCTCTCACTCTCGACGATGATCGCTTCAGCAAGATCTCTCGACGCGCGCTGGTTTCGGGCTGGCTTTCTGCTGATCCTTGTCGGGTTTGGAACAAAGATGGGCTTGGCACCGCTGCATAGCTGGCTCCCGGACGCCCATAGCGAGGCCCCCTCTCCTGTCTCGGCCCTCTTGTCAGGTGCGCTTCTGAACTGCGCCTTCCTGGGGATCCTTCGATTCTATCAAATCCTGATTGCGGCGGGACTTGCCGATTTCGCTGGCAGGGCGCTGACACTCCTGGGGCTCTCCTCGCTCTTCATCGCGACCGTCTTCATCACCGGACAACGGGATTATAAACGGCTGCTCGCCTACTCCAGTGTGGAACACATGGGAATTATGGCATTGGGCCTCGGCTGGGGGGCCAAATTCGGGGTGCTGCTCCATGCGGTCAATCACTCCCTCACGAAGGGGCTTTTGTTTCTTGTCGCCGGCCAGATCCTGATCGCCTATCGAACAAAAAATTGCTCCGAAGTTCAGGGACTCATCAGGACAATCCCAGCAACAGGACTTCTCTTTCTTGTTGGAATCTTCGCCATCATCGGTTCCCCCCCCTTCGGTCCCTTCGTCAGCGAATTTTTGATCCTGCGAGAAGGCCTCGGCAGAGGGCATCCGGTCGGCTCTTTTCTCTACCTCCTCTTCTTAGGCGTCATTTTTATCTCAATGTCACGCATCGTCCTTGGAATGATCCAAGGGGAAAAACGGGATATCCTGCCGGGAGAAGCCCCTTCGCGACTCATGGTCTTCCCGCCGGTCGTGCTTGCCGTCGCTGTCTTCCTCTTCGGCCTCTATATTCCGGAGTCAATGGTTTCCTTCCTCAAAACCGCCTCTCAACTGATTGGAGGGGGTTCATGA
- a CDS encoding NADH-quinone oxidoreductase subunit C, whose amino-acid sequence MTFSATKNASPVLISEIPILTLEDWRLWILETCQKNGGRIVSLLAHQEKETVRIYGILGIDSKGELQIAGLDLQNKKYPSLTPDLPEAHLFERELFEQSGIVPEGHPWLKPVRQLANYPFYQMAGEEIHEVAVGPVHAGIIEPGHFRFQCHGEKVFYLEIQLGYQHRGLEQLIVTSNPSRRAVLAESIAGDTVIGHGLGFCHAIEGLSQAEVPQRAKGLRAIALELERLANHSGDLGALAADIGFLPASAWFGRLRGEFLNLLMELTGNRFGRSFLRPGGVLFDLTNEMIIDFKKRILHAASEMKEISDLFFNASSVLARLEHTGVVATETARGLGMVGPAARASNLVRDVRHDYPTEFYRLFPIPPMRLTTGDVSARARIRSLESKRSSEFILKQLDTLTSDKILGTCEEPRGSSLVVSLVEGWRGEIAHIVLTDERGEIMRYKIVDPSFHNWMALALAMRDGQISDFPLCNKSFNLSYAGHDL is encoded by the coding sequence ATGACTTTTTCAGCGACCAAGAATGCCTCACCTGTTTTGATTTCCGAGATTCCGATTCTCACCCTTGAAGACTGGCGGCTCTGGATCCTGGAGACCTGTCAGAAAAACGGTGGCCGCATCGTTTCGCTTTTGGCCCATCAGGAAAAAGAAACCGTTCGGATCTATGGAATCCTCGGGATTGATTCCAAAGGAGAATTACAGATTGCCGGTCTCGATCTTCAAAACAAAAAGTATCCCTCTCTGACACCTGATCTCCCTGAGGCGCATCTGTTTGAGAGAGAGCTTTTTGAACAGAGCGGCATCGTCCCTGAAGGACACCCCTGGCTGAAACCGGTCCGACAGCTTGCCAACTATCCCTTTTATCAAATGGCCGGGGAGGAGATTCATGAAGTGGCAGTAGGACCGGTCCATGCCGGGATTATTGAACCGGGACATTTCCGGTTCCAATGCCATGGTGAGAAGGTCTTTTATCTGGAAATCCAGCTAGGCTATCAACACCGTGGGCTAGAACAACTCATCGTCACGTCAAACCCAAGTCGCCGTGCGGTCCTCGCCGAATCGATCGCCGGCGATACCGTGATCGGTCATGGACTTGGCTTTTGCCACGCCATCGAAGGACTTTCCCAAGCAGAGGTCCCACAAAGAGCGAAGGGACTCCGCGCTATCGCGCTGGAACTTGAAAGACTCGCGAACCATTCGGGAGATCTCGGGGCCTTGGCCGCCGATATCGGTTTTCTGCCAGCAAGCGCCTGGTTCGGGAGGCTTCGGGGGGAATTTTTAAATCTCTTGATGGAGCTCACAGGAAATCGGTTTGGCCGATCTTTCTTGAGGCCGGGCGGGGTGCTTTTTGATCTCACAAACGAGATGATCATTGATTTCAAGAAACGGATCCTGCATGCCGCCTCGGAGATGAAGGAGATCTCTGACCTTTTCTTCAACGCCTCGTCAGTTCTTGCGCGACTGGAACATACAGGAGTCGTCGCAACAGAGACCGCAAGGGGCTTGGGAATGGTGGGGCCTGCGGCACGCGCGAGCAATCTCGTACGTGACGTGCGCCACGACTATCCCACAGAATTCTACCGCCTTTTCCCCATCCCTCCGATGAGACTGACCACAGGGGACGTCTCTGCTCGTGCACGCATCCGATCATTAGAAAGCAAAAGATCCTCTGAATTTATCCTGAAACAGCTCGACACGCTCACGTCGGACAAGATCCTTGGCACCTGCGAAGAACCAAGGGGCTCATCCCTGGTCGTGAGTCTCGTCGAGGGGTGGAGGGGAGAGATCGCGCATATCGTCCTGACCGATGAGAGGGGAGAGATCATGAGGTACAAGATCGTCGATCCCTCATTTCATAACTGGATGGCATTGGCCTTGGCGATGCGGGACGGACAGATCTCCGATTTCCCGCTCTGCAATAAGAGTTTTAATTTGTCGTACGCTGGACATGATTTGTAG
- the nuoB gene encoding NADH-quinone oxidoreductase subunit NuoB: MWEILKNRWRQGYRTLKFPEEALLPERFRGRPILTDGNPLDLGKCLFSPDDNVVYSRDYRMAVRKREDLILKGEEIKLATALDKKMRKLFGRSLKLRAVCAGSCNGCDLELQALNNVVFDLSRFGIQFVASPRHADGLVVTGPVTENMKLALKKTYEAVPDPKIVIAVGACAISGGPFEGSPEVNNGADKILPVDLYIPGCPPHPLTILDGLLRLLGRIEANSSRLTACKA; the protein is encoded by the coding sequence ATGTGGGAAATTCTTAAAAATCGTTGGCGGCAGGGATACCGAACACTGAAATTTCCGGAAGAAGCGCTTCTTCCCGAACGTTTTCGGGGAAGGCCAATCCTCACAGATGGGAACCCACTCGATCTCGGGAAATGCCTCTTCTCGCCGGATGATAATGTGGTCTACTCTCGTGATTACCGGATGGCTGTCCGCAAAAGGGAAGATTTGATTTTGAAGGGAGAGGAAATCAAGTTGGCAACAGCATTGGATAAGAAAATGAGGAAACTCTTTGGACGATCGCTGAAGCTCCGGGCGGTTTGTGCCGGAAGCTGTAACGGGTGTGATCTCGAGCTTCAGGCATTGAATAACGTCGTCTTCGACCTTTCACGATTCGGGATACAATTTGTCGCATCGCCCCGTCATGCCGATGGCCTTGTCGTCACAGGACCTGTGACCGAAAATATGAAACTCGCCCTCAAAAAAACCTACGAGGCAGTTCCCGATCCGAAGATCGTGATTGCGGTAGGCGCCTGCGCTATCAGTGGTGGACCTTTCGAGGGAAGTCCCGAGGTGAATAACGGCGCTGACAAGATACTCCCCGTCGATCTCTACATCCCTGGTTGCCCGCCGCATCCACTCACGATTCTTGATGGACTCTTGAGACTTTTGGGGAGGATCGAAGCCAATTCTTCCAGATTGACCGCTTGCAAGGCCTGA
- a CDS encoding tRNA-dihydrouridine synthase codes for MTSPFLGFWKNLCQPIIALAPMDGVTDFACRAIMARHGRPHVLFTEFTTAEGLFYAPERILNDFRYSEIERPVVAQIYGHDPDDFYKATHVVCELGFDGVDINMGCPSKKVVEKNCGAKLITAPDLAIEIIKAVRHAIQDWSRGQTLEELKLSERVIATVCRMNSARIGAERLVVRRPIPYSIKTRIGYDAIIIDRWVETLLQQSPAVISIHGRTLKQMYRGLAHWEAIAEAVAVARGSGTLILGNGDIESLTQATSLIQKTGVNGVLIGRSAIGNPWLFQGIDPLNISYERRAMVALEHASLYAEAGDDLRKVRKHLSGYLRYFPEASSVRNQALQAVNLEELASILPKSLKSPSRIVSGCGGQPGM; via the coding sequence ATGACGTCTCCTTTTTTAGGATTTTGGAAAAACCTCTGCCAACCGATCATTGCGCTTGCGCCGATGGATGGGGTCACCGACTTTGCCTGTCGTGCGATCATGGCGAGGCATGGGCGGCCCCATGTCCTCTTTACCGAGTTCACGACTGCCGAGGGACTCTTTTACGCCCCCGAAAGGATCCTGAACGATTTTCGATACAGCGAGATTGAGAGGCCGGTTGTCGCCCAGATCTATGGCCATGACCCGGATGATTTTTACAAGGCGACCCATGTTGTTTGCGAACTCGGCTTTGATGGGGTCGATATCAACATGGGCTGTCCCTCAAAAAAAGTGGTCGAAAAAAACTGCGGGGCCAAGTTGATCACGGCACCCGATCTTGCGATCGAGATCATCAAGGCGGTCCGTCACGCGATTCAGGATTGGTCAAGAGGACAAACGCTGGAAGAGCTCAAGCTTTCGGAACGGGTCATTGCCACCGTTTGCCGCATGAACTCGGCTCGAATCGGGGCAGAGAGACTCGTGGTCAGGCGGCCGATTCCCTACTCGATCAAGACACGGATCGGTTATGATGCCATCATTATCGATCGGTGGGTCGAGACCCTGCTACAGCAATCACCCGCGGTGATCTCGATACATGGTCGCACCTTGAAACAGATGTATCGGGGGCTTGCCCATTGGGAGGCGATTGCGGAGGCGGTGGCAGTGGCTCGCGGAAGCGGCACCCTTATTTTAGGAAATGGTGACATCGAATCGCTCACCCAAGCGACCTCCCTCATCCAGAAAACTGGCGTCAATGGAGTCTTGATCGGACGGAGCGCCATCGGCAATCCATGGCTTTTTCAAGGGATTGACCCACTCAATATTTCCTATGAAAGACGTGCGATGGTGGCGCTGGAACATGCCTCGCTCTACGCAGAGGCAGGCGATGATCTCAGGAAGGTGCGTAAACACCTGTCCGGTTATTTGCGCTATTTCCCTGAGGCCAGTTCGGTAAGAAATCAGGCCTTGCAAGCGGTCAATCTGGAAGAATTGGCTTCGATCCTCCCCAAAAGTCTCAAGAGTCCATCAAGAATCGTGAGTGGATGCGGCGGGCAACCAGGGATGTAG
- the maf gene encoding septum formation protein Maf: MKLYLASTSPRRKNLLARLGIPFEVVPPTFLEHETTLTPSEETLLFAEEKARSIASPPPNALILGCDTLIACDGQKLGKPEDAADAKRILKILSGKTHEVHTALFLLDTQNGSSKRHLETTRVTFRRLSDPEIATYVATGEPFGKAGAYAIQGRARGFITKIEGDEESVIGLPLKILRGWLGS, from the coding sequence ATGAAGCTTTATCTGGCATCAACATCGCCCCGCCGGAAGAATCTTTTGGCCAGATTGGGGATACCTTTCGAAGTCGTCCCACCCACCTTCCTCGAACATGAGACAACACTCACTCCTTCAGAAGAGACCCTTCTCTTCGCCGAAGAAAAGGCACGCTCAATCGCTTCCCCCCCTCCGAATGCCCTGATACTTGGTTGTGACACCTTGATCGCGTGCGACGGCCAGAAGCTTGGCAAACCCGAAGATGCCGCCGATGCGAAACGGATCTTGAAAATTCTCTCAGGCAAGACACACGAGGTCCATACGGCGTTGTTCCTTTTAGACACTCAAAATGGCTCTTCTAAAAGGCATCTCGAAACAACGCGAGTGACTTTCCGAAGACTTTCTGATCCAGAGATTGCCACCTATGTCGCGACGGGTGAGCCATTCGGCAAGGCAGGGGCCTACGCGATTCAGGGAAGAGCGAGGGGTTTTATCACGAAGATCGAGGGGGACGAGGAATCGGTGATTGGGTTGCCGCTGAAAATTCTTAGGGGATGGCTCGGTTCTTGA
- a CDS encoding ATP-binding protein: protein MFDRWLRKPAKSALILGPRRAGKSMYLKKNFPDFKYLTLDDLDVLALAEKDPKALLEGNPKVILDEIQRVPRLTIAAKFSIDEQVATVLMSGSSRIGLLDASADSLAGRIQILELPPCCWGEEFGEPTHSIFEDQASLPQILQAQRKLESFLKYGGFPEVVSAKDETEKKEILENYRNTYFTRDLSLLSNIQDVTGLRAMLNHYALSIGNITQIENFRHEANLNHITAKKYLQSLYQSGLGFTLAGYQHGPSKRYVKGSKSYYCDTGMISALGTQCSRGQIVENFVISEIEKRRKLGFYKTDQLFFYKNNSGFEIDLILVENQKLKAVEIKSTLRPSRKDINNLKEFVGMDKENRSGYLFYLGEDYYSIEDIRCIPVAALYRGR, encoded by the coding sequence ATGTTTGATAGATGGCTTAGAAAACCTGCTAAAAGCGCTTTAATTTTAGGCCCTAGAAGGGCAGGAAAGAGCATGTATTTAAAGAAAAACTTCCCTGATTTCAAATACTTGACATTGGATGATCTGGACGTACTCGCCTTGGCTGAGAAAGACCCCAAGGCCCTTTTGGAAGGTAACCCCAAGGTAATCCTCGATGAGATACAGCGTGTTCCGAGGCTAACGATTGCGGCAAAATTTTCCATCGACGAACAGGTGGCTACTGTTTTGATGAGCGGTTCCAGTCGAATCGGATTGTTGGATGCATCGGCAGACTCGTTGGCGGGGCGCATACAAATTTTGGAATTACCCCCTTGTTGTTGGGGGGAAGAATTCGGTGAGCCAACACATTCCATTTTTGAAGATCAGGCTTCCCTCCCTCAAATCCTTCAAGCACAGCGGAAATTAGAATCATTTTTAAAGTATGGTGGTTTTCCAGAAGTCGTCTCGGCCAAAGATGAAACAGAGAAAAAAGAAATATTGGAGAATTATCGCAATACCTACTTCACCAGAGACTTAAGTCTACTTTCCAATATACAGGATGTTACGGGCCTGCGGGCCATGTTGAATCATTACGCCCTTTCCATCGGCAACATTACACAGATTGAAAATTTCAGACATGAGGCCAATTTAAACCACATTACAGCAAAGAAATATTTACAGAGTCTCTATCAATCCGGTTTGGGTTTTACTTTGGCAGGATATCAGCATGGTCCTTCCAAGAGATACGTTAAGGGATCAAAATCCTATTATTGTGATACAGGGATGATCTCCGCTTTGGGTACGCAGTGTAGCAGGGGACAGATTGTGGAAAATTTCGTTATCTCTGAAATCGAGAAAAGGCGGAAACTTGGGTTTTATAAAACGGATCAGCTGTTTTTTTATAAGAATAACTCCGGTTTTGAAATTGACCTTATTCTTGTAGAAAATCAGAAACTCAAGGCTGTGGAAATAAAATCAACCCTTCGCCCTTCCAGAAAAGACATTAACAACCTCAAGGAGTTTGTTGGTATGGATAAAGAGAATAGGAGCGGATACCTGTTCTATTTGGGGGAAGATTATTACAGTATCGAAGACATTCGCTGCATTCCAGTTGCGGCCCTTTATCGAGGGAGATGA